AATGCGTTACATATAACACTTTTTCCCTTAACTGCAAGAGATTTAATCGTCAATAAACAACTAGGGATGCATCGGATTTTTCTTTGGCATGGCTGTGAataatcttgatgaatttttacattttgttaaaaattatcttcattaTGTAGCTTGCCTGTTTAAATGTGATCACTGATATAGTCCCATCATATGCAGGTGAATGCATTTAGGTCCATGATTCATGACAATATGATGGTGGGTGCTTTCTCACATTCAACTGCTGTAGGGAAGCTACGGCAAGACTTACCAGATGTTCCTGCAGATGCTCGCGTCAACTTCCCACGATATAGTCTAGATGAAGCTGCGTCTGTTTGTCATTACTACCTTAGGTATGCTCATACCTCGTAAAACCTAAGAAAGAGTGAACACTGAGGATTactttattataagaaaaaagaatgaaTACGAGGATCAGTTGTCACCATTCACTCACCGCATAAATACTGAAGAAAATAGAACTTAAAGATCagggaaaaggaaaaagaacatTTGAGTTATTAAAAAAGGAAACGGAAGTGAACAACTGAATTATCCccaaaaagaaaatggaaaaggAATGAACAATTGATCCATCAAAAGGGAAACGTAAACAAATAAGCAAGGGAAGAAGAACTGTTGAGTGCCAAGAGAAGGAACATAAGGTTAGGTATTTGAATTTAGAACGTAGTTGAAGGTGCTGCTTCATAAAGCTGTCTTATGTTATGTGACCATAGGTGTTAGTTCTAACTGTCCTTGTCGATTCTCTCGTTTTGGCAGACAACGACTCATTCAGCGAGAGGCATTTACAGAAGAAAACTGGAAGAAAATCTATTATCTGTCAAATGGAAATGGCACTGAAATAAGATGGCTGGTTCCTTTCATGCGATGAACCACAAAGAATCAAAAAGTCAACAGATTGACATTgagattttaaaagaaaaattattgcaTCTGTCTGTGCTCTGTGAATCTGGTCATCTTCAGCGAATAATCTGGCTGCTTTCTTGACCAACTGTCTAGTGAAAACAGTGAGGTTTACTTCTTGAAATTTTGCTCTGTAATCTAAGGCTAGTTCAGGCATATATTGCCTGTGTTTGTATGTTGTGATATCCAGAACATTGTCACAGATTTCATATATACATCATTACACTAGGCTATTGTTCTTTTGCTTCCAAGGAATTTCATTTGTACCAAGTGagattatattttcttttgcttgtttTTCTGACCTGGCATATGTATTCATCAACATATTAAACCTTCTGAATTTTACGATTTATCCTTAACGAGGCGGACGCGTTTATATTTACTCCGCTGAGATATACAGTTCTTTGATCATGGTTCCCACGATAATGTTGTTAAAATCCGAGCAAATTGTTTGCTCATCTTATGAAATATTATGTAGGAAAGATACAATTGAAACATTGTCATATGAAATTTTCaacattgaaataaaaaagaaacgaCGACACATTGAATTGACCATAAAATGATGACAATTTTGATCCTTTTATCATATCCAAAATTTTCGTTTGTCAAAAAAGATTGCAACCAAAGCCACGACCAGACTTAGCTCGGCAAAACCGGGGAATATGGTTACTCGAAATCTGTTCCTCGGAATGAAATGCTTCCTGAATCCAAGTGTGTACATAAGACTAGTCTGCAAAGTACAATAAATCAGATTGAAACTCAGCATATGACAAACATGAAATAACAACATACAAAACAGAGAAGCAAGCTTTTACACAGAGTAAAGGGCTCATTGAAGAATTTAGCTGTTTTATTATACTATATTTCTGTAAGCTCAACCTTGGTTGTTTCTATGACAATCTAGGATATGAAGTATGATTCATGATGTAAATACATTTGAGCTTTTCCCTGATAAATTCGGGATAAGATAGATGTATATGTAGGACAAATGAACGACCTCCAAGGGTGCGAGCACCTTCAATAGGAGGGGAAGTCTTTCTGCGGATGCCTTTCTTTCTACTACAAACATATTCTTCCTAACTAGAGAAAACACACATTGAAATAACTATATGCCGCGTGAAAGATTCCTAATGGAGCTCATGTTGGTTGCAGCAGAAGTGATGTAAATCAATTCATCTCCAGCTCATTTAAGGCAGAGAATCATAATAATTTTCCACCCATAAACTTGAGTTTTCActtgctcttttcttttttgtgtgtgtattatGGTGTCCGGATCAACTTGTGAGCACCTCAACTTTTCCACGGATAACCTACTACCTTCTACCAGCACACATAATTCTACCTCAATTATTTAACTAGCTTATAGTATAATAATACCTCAGCTACTATGGAATTGCCTTTGTAGATGGTGCAGGATCTCTTGAAGGCGGAACCTTTCATCTTAAGATCAGCCTCTGCGCCTTCACCATGTCCATCACCAAGGAATATGTCAAACTCTAGTTTGGTAAATGTATTTTGCGTCCTATGTACACTGAACATCAACTTCTTCTCTTCATTATCACTTACCATAAAGCCTTGCCATGGTCCTTTCTACAAGACAGGAAAGAAACAGCATCACACTACATCTTAAGCTTCAAAGTACTACGAGAAAAATGATTAAGAATATAGACAAGCATACAAACCCTTTTCCTTGATCATTTTAAGAGAGGATATCAATGCATTAAGATTATTCTACAACAAAAACATCCTTTCTACATTGTTATCACAGGAAAAAAAGCAAGTGACTACATAACCCTCCCaagtttatttaattaactgCATTACTTCGAGACTGGAAGTCCAACTTGCACCACTTTCCTTCCCTTTAATCTGTCTTACAATCTGATTGCATATGATTTTCATCAAGGAATACTGATGCAAACCATTCGGAAAATACAATTATATCTCGAATGACCTCTTCAAACATCTCTACCAGTAGGTGCCTACAGAAGATTGGACACCTCTGAGTTGTTAGTCAAGTACAACATACAGGGGTGAATTTTTCAGTCAAGTGATCAACTAAAAATTCACAATGGTCAAACAACTTAATATCAACAGCTAAAGATTGCTAGTGGTTTCTTAAAGGAAAAAACCCATCCGTATGGAACTTGGCCGCCTTGGAATGGACAACTCAATGCAGCCTCCAGACGTTGGTTCAATGATAAAGACGCAACACTTGAAGTGTGGTTAGGCACATGTCATATGTTCGAACTATTTCATTAACTAAAGCCTGGTATTTAAGTGATGGCAGTGTAGAGGGGCAGACTCATACACCCCCTAGTTCCGAACTTGTGAGGACAATTGGGGTTGGGTTAGCTAACTCTCACAGAATTTTTCGGTTATCgggaaaataatataatagctGATCTTTGAGATAGTTTTTGGTTTTAATAAAGACCCAGTTTAATGAGAATGTGTAGATTTTTAAATGTGATAATGGTACAAAGTTTCTTAATTCAAATTGTCTTGAATTGTTTCTTTCATGTGGTATTATACATCAAATCTCTTGTGTTCGCACACCCCAACAAAATGGGGTGGTAGAgagaaaacatatacatatacttgaaGTTGCCTGAGCCATCAGGCTTCACGTATGTTTACCACTCAGATTTTGGAGTGAATGTGTATTTTCTGTTGTGTATATAATGAACAAAATTCCATTATCTCAGCTATCCGGAAAATCTTCATTTGAAATGGGGTATGGTAGGTTGTCATCCTTGCAACATTTAAGAAACATTGGCTGCCTATGTTTTGCTAAGTCTATTTATAAAGGAGATAAGTTTTCTGCTAGATCAATTACAGCAGTCCCGATAGGGTATTCTTCCATGCAAAAGGGTATAGATTGTACAACTTGCTCATTAATAGTTTCATTTTAAGTAGAGATATTCACTTCAAAGAATCATATTTCCGTTTCCAGGCACTCGAGGAGAAGAAGTTCTATTTATTTCCTAATGTTTTATCACCTATTGATCCTGATCCTATTAGTCTCACCCAACCTCTCCCAAATACTCCTCCATTCCACCATACTCCACACTCGGATGATCACTCTTCTAATAATTATACTGTTGACATACCTATTGTTTCAGTGCCTCCAGCAGCTCCAACTGATTCAGTCATTATACCAGTTGTTCCCCAAAACCTCATCCACTGAGGCATGTCCTACAGAGCAAAGAAAATCCAGTAGACAAAGAACTACCCCCACCTGGTTGCAAGATTATGTTTGTCAATCTTGATCACtaagttgaaaaataaagaaaacagtGGCTCATCCAAACAAACACAAACAGGAAATCTATGCGCTATGGCATACACCAAGTAAATCTACTTTCTCATCACTTGATTAGCTTCTAATAGGGAAGTACCTTCAACATTAAAAACTCTCAACTTCCATTTGCACATATAAAGGAGCTTCCTTTAAGTAATTATGCAGATAGCTAAACATTGTCCCAACTCTCAACtatgctaaaaaaaaaaaaggcagccctgtgcactaaaactcccgctatgcgcagggtatGGAGAACGGCCCACCACTAAGGTGTAGCTTCTAATAGGGAAGCACCTTCAACATTAAAAACTCTCAACTTCCATTTGCACTTATAAAGGAGCTTCCTTTAAGTAATTATGCAGATAGCTAAACATTGTCCCAACTCGCAACTATGCTAAAAAAAGGCAACCCGGTGTTCTAAAGCGCAGGATCCAGGGAAGGGTCCCACCACTAAggtgtattgtatgcagccttaccaccttgcatttctgccggaGGCCGTTTCCAAGGCTTGACCCAGTgatctcctggtcacatgacaattACTCCAACTCTCAACTACGCTAATGCGCGTATAATCAGATGCATCAAGAATCAGTTTGTGAAAATTAAACTTCAGATTTTTCAAGTTTTGTGCAAAGGAATGAACACCCTTTTAAGTAATTAATTAACTCTAATCTCAACAAATTAGAGACAGCAACAGGAGAAAAACTTACGACTAATCGAACTAATCGAATTAAGGTATTATCCGATGCATCAAGAATTAGTTTCTGAGCTGATGAATTATTCGATTGACGACGGTCAACTCTGAAGAGCAAATTGCCAACAGCATCGGTGAATTGTATATTTCCAGCAGCCCAAAAAGACTTATATTTCTTAGATATGAAAAGATCAAATGGAAATTGCCCTTCCGGCGGCCATTCGTCCATCGTGGCAGTGGTTCCCATGCCAACTCCGGGAAGAAAACTCCACCGGaaaaatcaatttttgagttaaaatatatatttatatttttttatacagCGAGATACTGACACCTCTCAACAGCAATGTTCTATCCACGGGGACTAAAATATGTAACGAAGAGATGGAAAATTTTGGAGATGGAGGGTGGGAAAGATTGGAACTCTTTAGCTTCGACAAGAATCAACTTGACATTTGGAAGATTTTTACTTTAgagaatttcttattttttttcatttgtggAGAGTGACTTAGTAGAGAAAATTAGACGGAATATTTTGTAACGAATATAGGggataattaaaataaataaatacttaatttgatagaaattgaagaaagaaatcaaGATATCGAAATGCGACAAttctatttgaaaaaaaaaaaaaaggaaggtaATTTTAACTTATTATGCCAAATAAGAACTATTGAAAGATGAAATACTCATAAACTAGGAGTCCGAAATTAAAATACGccattaaactaaaaaaaatcatatttttaaaatagtacCATAATATGtgtaactctcttaaaaagagagttataagattatttttaacaaaaatgaGCAAATGGAGTTAAGTTTCAGAAAATGTACATAGCTCACTTAATAAGTgagttatacattttttttaacataactaTCTTAAAAAGAGAGATATGTAAGAGAAGTTACAtaactttattaaaaaaagaGTTATGCATTTCTTTTTGGCAAATTTAATTTCTAAGTGAGTTATGTAATAGAAGTCATACCGaaagagttatgcattttttttctatatgCATTTTTTCTACATGACTTActcaaaaagtgagttatataataaaagttacttgacttattttttttctctacggaaatataataaaaattatataactcactttataaaaaacttacatattacatgaataattaatttatcttttaaagttttaTGTTTTTAGAAAGAAGGCTAACTATTACGAAACGGAGACAGCAAAACTCACTGATAATGtgagttattcaaatataaaataagtttaaaaaatgagTTATCCATTGAATATAACTCTTAAAATACGTATGAAAAGTGCATAACTTTATTAGTAATGTGAAATATGAATATGGTGCgaaaaatatatgagttatgcAAAAAATTGACATGTTCATCAAAAACGTTTGTCAGCCATAAAAAGTACCattagaaaaaaagtaaaattcataaaaaaaatgagttatccttcttatttctataaaactctctctctctcacacacacatatatgtaaaCTCACATTTATCATATAAAACTCACTAATTATATTAGTTATGTagaaataaaatgcataacttaCTATTTAAGTGAATTGCCCATTATATGAATATAACTCtaaaaatatatgagttatgtGTAAATAATATTTTCCGCTAACATTCATATTTCTCCTATTTAAACACAAATATACATTCtatactttttattctttattcacTCAACTCCTCTTTTGGAattgaatttttcttctttaaattcaattcttttttttttcaaacttgttcAAATTTGACTCTTCTTTTCAAAACTTAATCAAAACTTGAAGAATGAATGTTGAACGTGTTAAAGTTGCACTTTTTTGGAATGTCGAAATTATTCACGAGGgaaatacaatatattatagCATCTCTCCCAAGTTCAACGTCAAGTATTCAATTTCAATTGGTTACAGAGACTTTATAGAATCTTTTttagaagaatgaaaataaaaaatgatgattttgatttatttgtagtTGGACAGTATCCAAATTCGTTCTCTTCAcaaggattagtaaattatggaGAATGGATTATCAGTGACGACGAGTCGTTGACTgaatttctatatatgtatatatatataaaaaaaaatatgtgcattttttttgtgaattttacattttttttaatggTGCTTTTAATGACTGACAAATGTTTTTGATAAACTTGTTTTTGATGAACTTGTCAACTTTTTGCATAACTCATACATTTTTCACatcaattcatatttcatatcactACTAAAGTTATGCACTTATCACACCTATTTTAAGAGCTATATTCAATGGATAActcattttttaaacttattttatatttgaataactcaCATAATCAGTGAATTTTACTATCTCCGTTTCATAATAGTTAGCCttcattctaaaaaaaataaaactttaaacgataaattaattgttcacataatatgtaagtttttataaagtgagttatataaatttttattatatttacgtaGAGAAAAAAACCAAGTTAtgtaacttttattatataacttATTTTTTGAGTAAGTCATGTAGAAAAAATGCATATAGAaaagggaaaagacatcatttccaccccatactataTAAGAAAAGTTTAAGctacacctaaattatataagtgacctattacacaccttaactatataaaagtgatattattacctccccgcgaccctcattctaaggcgcgtgtgttacacttattttaggcgtatccagcctattaaataataaaagtaaacggctaaaaacattaaggaaaaggcatcgtttccaccccaaactatagtcgaaaagtcgaatccacacctaaactatataagtgacctattacacaccttaactataacaaaatgatactttttaatgacgtggtgctgatgtggcagcgcgtgtaaaacactacaccacatgcaagtggtggtagcctgatagggtgtaaatagtttcacttttttatagtttaggtgtgtaataggtcactactatattttaggtgtggcttcgacttttcgggtatagtttgaggtggaaacgaTACCTTTTCCctataaaaaaatgtataaagctctttttaagagagttgtGTGACTTCtattacataactcacttaaaaagtgagttatggaaaaaataatgcataactctctttttaagagagttacgttaaaaaaaatgcataactcattTAATAAGTGAGTTATGTACATTTCTGAAACTTAACTCCGTTTGCTCATTTTCGTTAAAAATAATGcacataactctctttttaagagagttaagCATATTATGGTACCACTTTAAAAACAtgacgtattttgatatttttttcaatttcatgaCATATTTTAATTTCGGACTCCGTAAACCAGTGTATAGAGAAAAATACTTCACGGTAAAAAGATGATTTAGATCATGATAATTGAAAATCGAAATAAATGAGACACTTGCTCAAATTCTTTtcactttattgagtttaaacgttaggatatttgtttaaataattaaaaaaaaacaataattaaattcaatattttctgaagaattaattaattaattaaacctaatctttaccaaaaaaaattaatagccGATCATCAtttatctaccacttgtaaactgcaacaaaataatacgatgatagagacatca
The Capsicum annuum cultivar UCD-10X-F1 chromosome 6, UCD10Xv1.1, whole genome shotgun sequence DNA segment above includes these coding regions:
- the LOC107875439 gene encoding protein LURP-one-related 7, coding for MGTTATMDEWPPEGQFPFDLFISKKYKSFWAAGNIQFTDAVGNLLFRVDRRQSNNSSAQKLILDASDNTLIRLVRLVKGPWQGFMVSDNEEKKLMFSVHRTQNTFTKLEFDIFLGDGHGEGAEADLKMKGSAFKRSCTIYKGNSIVAETSLMYTLGFRKHFIPRNRFRVTIFPGFAELSLVVALVAIFFDKRKFWI